A single window of Rhodococcus jostii RHA1 DNA harbors:
- a CDS encoding NAD-dependent protein deacetylase, with protein MFARLIDVLGGRRLCVITGAGISTDSGIPDYRGPDSPPRNPMTYQQFTGDPDFRRHYWARNHLGWRHMDAARPNTGHRALAGLERAGAVSGVITQNVDLLHTKAGSRRVIDLHGTYAQVRCLTCGALISRATLADRLERANPGFAETVAAAQGVEIAPDADAVITSTEHFRMVDCEACGGLLKPDIVYFGESVPKPRVAAAYDVVDEAEALLVAGSSLTVMSGLRFVRHAAKRGIPIVIVNRGTTRGDEFATHTLHAGCSEALTALLDASSALPA; from the coding sequence CCCGACTGATCGACGTACTCGGTGGCCGGCGCCTGTGTGTGATCACCGGCGCCGGCATCTCGACGGATTCCGGGATCCCCGATTACCGGGGTCCGGACTCGCCACCGCGCAATCCCATGACGTACCAGCAGTTCACCGGTGATCCCGATTTCCGCCGCCACTACTGGGCGCGGAACCACCTCGGCTGGCGGCACATGGACGCCGCCCGGCCCAACACCGGCCACCGCGCCCTGGCGGGGCTCGAGCGGGCGGGTGCCGTGAGTGGCGTCATCACCCAGAACGTCGACCTGCTGCACACCAAGGCCGGCAGTCGCCGGGTGATCGACCTGCACGGCACGTACGCCCAGGTCCGGTGCCTGACGTGCGGCGCCCTGATCTCGCGGGCCACGCTCGCCGACCGGCTCGAGCGCGCGAACCCGGGATTCGCCGAAACCGTTGCTGCCGCACAGGGAGTGGAGATCGCACCGGACGCCGACGCGGTGATCACCAGCACCGAGCATTTCCGGATGGTCGACTGCGAGGCGTGCGGCGGTCTACTCAAACCCGACATCGTGTACTTCGGCGAATCCGTTCCGAAACCGAGGGTCGCCGCCGCCTACGACGTGGTCGACGAGGCCGAGGCGCTCCTGGTGGCCGGCTCGTCGCTCACCGTCATGTCGGGACTGCGGTTCGTCCGGCACGCCGCCAAACGCGGAATCCCCATCGTCATCGTCAACAGGGGGACGACACGGGGCGACGAGTTCGCCACCCACACGCTCCACGCCGGCTGTTCGGAAGCTCTCACCGCACTGCTCGACGCGTCCTCCGCGCTGCCCGCGTGA
- the proB gene encoding glutamate 5-kinase: MSATRRTIASAGSIVVKIGSSALTSLVGGLDVGRLDALADAIEDRMRAGSDVVVVSSGAVGAGLAPLGLTKRPRDLATKQAAASVGQLALAHAWGTSFARYGRTVGQVLLTADDIARRAQHRNAQRTLDRLRALHAVAIVNENDTVATAELRFGDNDRLAALVAHLVGADALVLLSDVDGLYDGDPRKGNATLIPEVNSPEDLDGVVAGSGGALGTGGMASKLSAARLAADAGVPVLLAAASDAGAALRDAGVGTAFVARPSRLSARKFWVRHAADEQGILHIDEGAVRAVVTKRRSLLPAGISAVSGRFYGGDVVSLLGPDERPVARGVVAYDSAEISDILGKSTQELPAEMQRPVVHADDLVPL; this comes from the coding sequence GTGAGCGCCACCCGGCGCACGATCGCGTCGGCGGGCAGCATTGTCGTGAAGATCGGCTCGTCCGCGCTGACCAGCCTGGTCGGCGGGCTCGACGTCGGTCGACTCGACGCGCTGGCCGATGCGATCGAGGATCGGATGCGTGCCGGTTCCGACGTGGTCGTCGTGTCGTCGGGGGCCGTGGGCGCGGGTCTGGCCCCGCTGGGGCTGACCAAGCGGCCACGGGACCTGGCGACGAAGCAGGCCGCCGCGAGCGTCGGCCAGCTGGCACTGGCCCATGCCTGGGGCACGTCGTTCGCCCGGTACGGCCGCACCGTCGGGCAGGTGCTGCTCACCGCAGACGACATCGCCCGCCGCGCGCAGCACCGCAACGCGCAACGCACCCTCGACCGTCTGCGCGCGCTGCACGCGGTCGCGATCGTCAACGAGAACGACACCGTCGCCACGGCGGAGCTGCGATTCGGTGACAACGACCGGCTCGCCGCGCTCGTCGCGCACCTGGTCGGCGCCGATGCCCTGGTCCTGCTCTCGGATGTCGACGGGCTGTACGACGGCGACCCCCGCAAGGGCAATGCCACGCTGATTCCCGAGGTGAACAGCCCCGAGGATCTCGACGGGGTGGTCGCGGGCTCGGGCGGCGCTCTCGGCACCGGCGGGATGGCGTCCAAGCTGTCGGCAGCGCGCCTCGCGGCCGATGCCGGCGTGCCCGTACTGCTCGCCGCCGCCTCGGACGCCGGGGCAGCGCTGCGGGACGCCGGGGTGGGAACGGCGTTCGTGGCCCGGCCGTCCCGGTTGTCGGCGCGCAAGTTCTGGGTACGCCACGCCGCGGACGAGCAGGGGATCCTGCACATCGACGAGGGCGCTGTGCGTGCCGTCGTCACCAAGCGGCGGTCGTTGCTGCCCGCGGGGATCAGCGCGGTCTCGGGGAGGTTCTACGGCGGCGACGTCGTGTCGCTCCTCGGCCCCGACGAGCGACCCGTGGCCAGGGGAGTGGTGGCGTACGACTCGGCGGAGATCAGCGACATCCTGGGTAAGTCGACCCAGGAACTGCCCGCGGAGATGCAGCGCCCCGTCGTCCACGCGGACGATCTGGTGCCGCTCTGA
- the obgE gene encoding GTPase ObgE, protein MSRFIDRVVLHVSAGKGGNGCASVHREKFKPLGGPDGGNGGRGGDVVLEVDGNVHTLLDFHFHPHAKATNGKQGMGSNRDGAQGDDLILRVPDGTVVLDEDGRILADLIGVGTRFEAAQGGRGGLGNAALSSKARKAPGFALLGEDGVERELVLELKSVADVGLVGFPSAGKSSLVSVLSAAKPKIADYPFTTLVPNLGVVSSGDTTFTVADVPGLIPGASDGRGLGLDFLRHLERCAVLAHVVDCATLDPGRDPISDIDALEAELAAYKGALSGDAGLGDLADRPRIVILNKADVPEAAELAEMVTPDLEARGWPVFTISAVSREGLRPLTFALAKLVADYREAHPKAEPKRQVIRPVISNENSFSVVADPEIPGGFIVRGTRPERWVRQTQFDNDEAVGYLADRLARLGVETELVKQGAEPGASVTIGNVSFDWEPQTPAGVDLTRTGRGTDPRLDQVERIGATERKHASRIRRGLEGLDPEDQ, encoded by the coding sequence ATGTCCCGATTCATTGACCGCGTCGTGCTGCACGTCAGCGCCGGAAAAGGCGGCAATGGCTGCGCCTCCGTTCACCGGGAGAAGTTCAAACCGCTCGGTGGCCCGGACGGCGGCAACGGCGGGCGTGGCGGTGACGTCGTGCTCGAGGTGGACGGCAACGTCCACACCCTCCTCGACTTCCATTTCCACCCCCACGCGAAGGCCACCAACGGCAAGCAGGGGATGGGGAGCAACCGTGACGGCGCCCAGGGCGACGACCTGATTCTGAGGGTTCCCGACGGCACCGTCGTCCTCGACGAGGACGGCCGGATTCTCGCCGACCTCATCGGTGTCGGCACCCGCTTCGAGGCCGCCCAGGGTGGCCGCGGCGGACTCGGCAACGCGGCCCTGTCCTCGAAGGCGCGCAAGGCGCCGGGTTTCGCGCTCCTCGGTGAGGACGGCGTCGAGCGGGAACTGGTCCTCGAACTGAAGTCCGTGGCCGATGTCGGGCTGGTCGGGTTCCCGTCGGCGGGCAAGTCTTCGCTCGTGTCGGTGCTGTCGGCGGCGAAGCCGAAGATCGCCGACTACCCGTTCACGACTCTCGTGCCGAACCTCGGTGTGGTGTCGAGCGGCGACACCACGTTCACGGTGGCCGACGTGCCCGGGTTGATCCCCGGCGCGAGCGACGGCCGCGGGCTCGGACTGGACTTCCTGCGCCACCTCGAGCGGTGCGCCGTGCTGGCGCACGTCGTCGACTGCGCGACGCTCGACCCGGGCCGCGACCCGATCTCCGACATCGACGCACTCGAGGCGGAACTCGCCGCGTACAAGGGTGCGTTGTCCGGCGACGCCGGGCTCGGTGACCTCGCGGACCGCCCCCGCATCGTGATCCTGAACAAGGCGGACGTGCCGGAGGCGGCAGAGCTGGCCGAGATGGTCACCCCCGACCTCGAGGCCCGCGGATGGCCTGTCTTCACGATCTCGGCCGTCAGCCGAGAGGGGTTGCGTCCGTTGACGTTCGCGCTCGCGAAGCTGGTTGCGGACTACCGTGAGGCGCACCCGAAGGCCGAGCCGAAGCGTCAGGTGATCCGCCCGGTGATCTCGAACGAGAACAGCTTCAGCGTCGTCGCCGACCCCGAGATCCCCGGTGGGTTCATCGTCCGCGGCACACGGCCGGAACGCTGGGTGCGGCAGACGCAGTTCGACAACGACGAGGCCGTGGGTTACCTCGCCGACCGGCTCGCGCGGCTCGGTGTGGAAACCGAACTCGTCAAGCAGGGTGCGGAGCCGGGCGCGTCCGTCACGATCGGCAACGTGAGCTTCGACTGGGAGCCCCAGACACCGGCCGGCGTCGATCTCACCCGCACCGGTCGCGGCACCGACCCGCGTCTGGATCAGGTCGAGCGCATCGGCGCGACCGAACGCAAGCACGCGTCCAGGATCCGTCGCGGTCTCGAAGGCCTCGACCCCGAAGACCAGTGA
- the rpmA gene encoding 50S ribosomal protein L27 has protein sequence MAHKKGASSSRNGRDSNAQRLGVKRFGGQSVSAGEILVRQRGTHFHPGVNVGRGGDDTLFALSAGAVEFGTKRGRKTVNIVPAAAEA, from the coding sequence ATGGCACATAAGAAGGGTGCATCCAGCTCCCGTAACGGTCGCGATTCAAATGCTCAGCGGCTCGGCGTGAAGCGTTTCGGCGGCCAGTCCGTCAGCGCCGGCGAGATCCTGGTGCGTCAGCGCGGAACCCACTTCCACCCCGGCGTCAACGTCGGTCGTGGCGGCGACGACACGCTCTTCGCGCTCTCTGCCGGTGCCGTCGAGTTCGGCACCAAGCGTGGACGCAAGACCGTGAACATCGTTCCGGCGGCGGCAGAGGCCTAG
- the rplU gene encoding 50S ribosomal protein L21 — protein MATYAIVKTGGKQYKVAVGDLVKVEKIEGEPGTAVSLAPVLVVDGSDLTTDADKLAKISVTGEVVEHTKGPKIRIHKFKNKTGYHKRQGHRQKLTVLKVTGIK, from the coding sequence ATGGCAACGTACGCGATCGTCAAGACCGGCGGAAAGCAGTACAAGGTCGCTGTTGGTGACCTCGTCAAGGTCGAGAAGATCGAGGGTGAGCCCGGCACTGCTGTCTCGCTTGCTCCCGTTCTCGTCGTCGACGGATCCGATCTGACGACCGACGCCGACAAGCTGGCCAAGATCTCGGTCACGGGTGAGGTCGTCGAGCACACCAAGGGCCCGAAGATCCGGATCCACAAGTTCAAGAACAAGACCGGCTACCACAAGCGTCAGGGCCACAGGCAGAAGCTGACGGTCCTCAAGGTCACCGGCATCAAGTAG
- a CDS encoding translation initiation factor IF-2 N-terminal domain-containing protein codes for MADQAPPTNSEPNETATTGSAVPALPEKIRVHALAKLLGVTSKQVLAEAAALGTELRSAQSSLQRDVAERVHAAFTAAQIAPTEPPAAVEPVAKTPAPEPVAEPPAEPVVEVAPEPVAAADVEEAAAEQTPAPAVPTEEAAAQEPVAEEAAVAERDLGRDLFTTASYQVEAPAAEPAVETPPAASQVPLFLQPDLAAVETPPRRRRSRRDAGTPEPTTEQPPVAETREEVPEPAKATDTGTADTESDESDVDGDQPRRRRRGRRGRGRGRGEQQNEQDTDIDTEGAEAEESARESVREEKAAETPTREPEEKPKKDSEEQPAEAEQAEAESGDEETGEGDSDGSSRRRRRRRRRKSGGEGSGEATSEDDPPNTVVHEREPRNKSRSKDEVQGITGSTRLEAKRQRRRDGRDAGRRRPPILTESEFLARREAVDRVMVVRDRIATGQPHATTQVAVLEDGVLVEHFVTTSASASMVGNVYLGRVQNVLPSMEAAFIDIGRGRNGVLYAGEVNWEAAGLGGNSRKIEQALKPGDQVLVQVSKDPVGHKGARLTTQISLAGRFLVYVPGGTSTGISRKLPDTERKRLKDILRDIVPSDAGVIIRTASEGVSEEELARDVKRLQDQWAGIEAQAAKAESGKSGNPQALYEEPDLLVKVIRDLFNEDFSKLVIEGDKAWSTVESYIRSVAPDLMPRLEQHTSDNGVDVFEAHRIDEQLAKALDRKVWLPSGGTLVIDRTEAMTVVDVNTGKFTGAGGNLEETVTRNNLEAAEEIVRQMRLRDIGGMIVVDFIDMVLESNRDLVLRRLTEALGRDRTRHQVSEVTSLGLVQMTRKKLGTGLVEAFSTTCEHCHGRGIVVHAEPIEVKTSEDNGARGSSRGGDSGGSRKKRGRDKSSGGETSQPPVHEETPTVDATVKRAHPVALAMAHHHHEEEAAHAHSGHEAESAEQPAAAVPEPEQPVAAEAETPAADLPGIEEAVAEAPAAVAAEAVVAPEAEDTVAEEAVVEEAVAEETVAEEPAVEAAPAEAAPVAETSEPVVEPEPEPQPEPVAPPRRRSRRVSRAAAAPVSETPSAGTVFVIPTSETGAEHAPEPEPAMSASAVSAPPASSPDGGDSQASPRRPRRRRAAARPAGPPVDADN; via the coding sequence GTGGCCGATCAAGCGCCGCCCACAAATTCAGAGCCGAACGAAACGGCCACCACCGGGAGCGCGGTTCCCGCCCTTCCGGAGAAGATCCGCGTTCACGCCCTCGCGAAGTTGCTGGGCGTAACGAGCAAGCAGGTTCTCGCCGAGGCTGCGGCCCTCGGAACCGAACTGCGCAGCGCGCAGTCGAGCCTGCAACGCGACGTCGCCGAGCGGGTGCACGCAGCCTTCACCGCTGCGCAGATCGCTCCCACCGAACCACCCGCCGCGGTCGAACCGGTCGCGAAGACCCCGGCCCCAGAACCGGTCGCGGAGCCCCCCGCCGAACCCGTCGTCGAGGTCGCACCGGAACCGGTCGCGGCCGCGGACGTCGAGGAAGCAGCGGCCGAGCAGACTCCGGCTCCCGCAGTTCCCACCGAGGAAGCGGCCGCCCAGGAGCCCGTCGCGGAGGAGGCCGCGGTCGCCGAGCGCGACCTCGGACGTGACCTGTTCACCACCGCGTCCTACCAGGTCGAGGCGCCCGCCGCCGAGCCCGCCGTCGAGACCCCGCCCGCCGCCTCGCAGGTCCCGCTGTTCCTGCAGCCCGACCTCGCAGCGGTCGAGACTCCGCCGCGTCGCCGGCGCAGCCGCCGGGACGCCGGGACCCCGGAACCCACCACCGAGCAGCCGCCCGTCGCCGAAACGCGCGAGGAGGTGCCCGAGCCCGCCAAGGCCACGGACACCGGAACCGCCGACACCGAGTCGGACGAGTCCGACGTCGACGGCGATCAGCCGCGTCGTCGTCGCCGCGGCCGCCGCGGCCGTGGTCGCGGACGGGGCGAACAGCAGAACGAGCAGGACACGGACATCGACACCGAGGGTGCCGAGGCCGAGGAATCCGCGCGGGAATCCGTTCGCGAGGAGAAGGCCGCCGAGACACCGACTCGGGAGCCCGAAGAGAAGCCGAAGAAGGATTCCGAGGAGCAGCCCGCGGAGGCCGAGCAGGCCGAAGCGGAGTCCGGTGACGAAGAGACCGGTGAGGGTGACTCCGACGGATCGAGCCGTCGCCGTCGCCGCCGCCGCCGTCGCAAGTCCGGTGGCGAGGGGTCGGGAGAGGCCACGTCCGAGGACGATCCGCCGAACACCGTCGTCCACGAGCGTGAACCTCGCAACAAGAGCCGCTCGAAGGACGAGGTCCAGGGCATCACGGGGTCGACACGGCTCGAGGCGAAGCGTCAGCGTCGCCGCGACGGCCGCGATGCCGGCCGCAGGCGCCCACCGATCCTCACGGAATCGGAGTTCCTGGCCCGCCGCGAGGCCGTCGACCGAGTGATGGTGGTGCGCGACCGCATCGCCACCGGGCAACCGCACGCGACGACGCAGGTCGCCGTGCTCGAAGACGGCGTTCTCGTCGAACACTTCGTGACCACGTCGGCGTCGGCGTCGATGGTCGGCAACGTGTACCTCGGGCGCGTCCAGAACGTGCTGCCCAGCATGGAAGCCGCGTTCATCGACATCGGCCGCGGCCGCAACGGCGTGCTGTACGCGGGTGAGGTCAACTGGGAGGCTGCCGGGCTCGGTGGCAACTCCCGCAAGATCGAGCAGGCGCTCAAGCCGGGCGACCAGGTGCTGGTCCAGGTCAGCAAGGACCCGGTCGGGCACAAGGGTGCACGGCTGACGACGCAGATCAGCCTCGCGGGCCGCTTCCTCGTGTACGTGCCCGGCGGCACGTCCACCGGTATCAGCCGCAAACTGCCCGACACGGAACGCAAGCGCCTCAAGGACATCCTGCGCGACATCGTGCCCTCGGACGCCGGAGTCATCATCCGGACCGCGTCCGAGGGGGTGAGCGAGGAAGAACTCGCCCGCGACGTGAAACGTCTGCAGGACCAGTGGGCCGGGATCGAGGCTCAGGCCGCGAAGGCGGAATCCGGTAAGTCCGGCAACCCGCAGGCCCTGTACGAGGAGCCCGACCTTCTCGTGAAGGTCATCCGCGACCTGTTCAACGAGGACTTCTCCAAGCTCGTGATCGAGGGAGACAAGGCCTGGTCGACGGTCGAGTCGTACATCAGGTCCGTCGCCCCCGACCTCATGCCGAGGCTCGAGCAGCACACGTCGGACAACGGTGTCGACGTCTTCGAGGCGCACCGCATCGACGAGCAGCTGGCGAAGGCACTCGACCGCAAGGTCTGGTTGCCCTCCGGTGGCACGCTGGTGATCGACCGCACCGAGGCCATGACCGTGGTCGATGTCAACACCGGCAAGTTCACCGGCGCCGGCGGAAACCTCGAGGAGACCGTCACCCGGAACAACCTCGAGGCGGCCGAGGAGATCGTCCGGCAGATGCGCCTGCGCGACATCGGCGGCATGATCGTCGTCGACTTCATCGACATGGTGCTCGAATCGAACCGCGATCTCGTGCTGCGACGCCTGACGGAGGCCCTGGGCCGGGATCGCACCCGCCACCAGGTGTCCGAGGTCACGTCGCTGGGCCTGGTCCAGATGACGCGGAAGAAGCTGGGCACCGGGCTGGTCGAGGCGTTCTCGACGACCTGTGAGCACTGCCACGGCCGGGGCATCGTCGTCCACGCCGAGCCGATCGAGGTGAAGACCTCCGAGGACAACGGTGCGCGCGGGTCGTCCCGCGGCGGCGACTCCGGCGGCTCCCGAAAGAAGCGGGGCCGCGACAAGTCGTCCGGTGGGGAGACGTCGCAGCCTCCCGTGCACGAAGAGACCCCGACGGTGGATGCCACCGTCAAGCGGGCCCACCCGGTCGCTCTCGCGATGGCACACCACCATCACGAGGAGGAGGCCGCGCACGCACACAGCGGGCACGAGGCGGAATCCGCCGAGCAGCCCGCGGCGGCGGTTCCCGAGCCCGAGCAGCCTGTCGCCGCCGAGGCGGAGACTCCGGCGGCAGACCTGCCCGGCATCGAAGAAGCCGTGGCCGAGGCCCCGGCAGCGGTCGCTGCGGAAGCCGTCGTGGCACCCGAGGCGGAGGACACCGTCGCCGAGGAAGCGGTCGTCGAAGAAGCCGTGGCGGAAGAGACTGTGGCCGAGGAGCCGGCCGTCGAAGCCGCACCGGCCGAAGCGGCTCCGGTCGCCGAGACCTCGGAACCCGTCGTGGAGCCCGAGCCCGAGCCCCAGCCGGAGCCGGTGGCCCCGCCGCGGCGAAGGAGCCGTCGGGTGTCGAGAGCAGCGGCAGCGCCGGTGTCCGAAACCCCGAGCGCGGGGACGGTGTTCGTGATCCCGACATCGGAGACCGGCGCCGAGCACGCACCGGAGCCGGAACCGGCCATGTCGGCGTCGGCCGTGAGTGCGCCGCCGGCGTCCTCGCCTGACGGCGGGGATTCGCAGGCATCGCCGCGCAGGCCGCGTCGTCGCCGTGCCGCAGCACGTCCCGCCGGCCCGCCGGTGGACGCCGACAACTGA